A genomic stretch from Streptococcus oralis includes:
- a CDS encoding ABC transporter permease: protein MKKTTSKLFVVPYMLWIALFVLAPLVLIFGQSFFNIEGQFSLENYKSYFASQNLTYLKMSFNSVLYAGIVTMVTLLISYPTALFLTRLKHRQLWLMLIILPTWINLLLKAYAFIGIFGQNGSINQFLEFIGIGSQQLLFTDFSFIFVASYIELPFMILPIFNVLDDMDNNLINASYDLGATKWETFRHVIFPLSMNGVRSGVQSVFIPSLSLFMLTRLIGGNRVITLGTAIEQNFLTNDNYGMGSTIGVILILTMFITMWVTKERRER, encoded by the coding sequence ATGAAGAAAACAACCTCTAAACTCTTTGTAGTGCCCTACATGCTTTGGATTGCCCTCTTTGTCCTTGCACCCTTGGTCTTGATTTTCGGTCAATCCTTTTTCAACATTGAAGGGCAGTTTAGTTTAGAAAACTATAAATCCTACTTTGCGTCACAAAATCTGACCTATCTCAAAATGAGTTTCAACTCTGTGCTCTATGCGGGGATTGTGACCATGGTGACGCTGCTTATCAGCTATCCAACGGCCCTCTTTTTGACCCGTCTCAAGCACCGTCAACTCTGGCTCATGCTGATTATTCTGCCAACCTGGATTAACCTGCTCCTCAAGGCCTATGCCTTTATCGGGATTTTTGGTCAGAATGGTTCTATTAACCAATTCTTGGAATTCATCGGAATCGGTTCGCAGCAGTTGCTCTTTACTGATTTCTCCTTTATATTTGTCGCAAGCTACATCGAGCTTCCCTTTATGATTTTGCCGATTTTCAATGTCTTGGACGATATGGATAACAATCTTATCAATGCCAGTTATGACCTCGGTGCGACCAAGTGGGAGACCTTCCGTCATGTCATTTTCCCTCTATCTATGAATGGAGTGAGAAGTGGGGTCCAGTCCGTCTTTATCCCCAGTTTGAGTCTCTTCATGCTGACACGTTTGATTGGGGGTAACCGCGTTATCACACTGGGAACGGCCATTGAGCAGAACTTCCTGACCAATGACAACTATGGAATGGGTTCTACCATCGGTGTAATCCTCATCCTGACCATGTTCATCACCATGTGGGTGACCAAGGAAAGGAGAGAACGATGA
- a CDS encoding ABC transporter ATP-binding protein, with protein MKKPIIEFKNVSKVFEDSNTKVLKDINFELEEGKFYTLLGASGSGKSTILNIIAGLLDATTGDILLDGVRINDIPTNKRDVHTVFQSYALFPHMNVFENVAFPLRLRKIDKKEIEQRVAEVLKMVQLEGYEKRSIRKLSGGQRQRVAIARAIINQPRVVLLDEPLSALDLKLRTDMQYELRELQQRLGITFVFVTHDQEEALAMSDWIFVMNDGEIVQSGTPVDIYDEPINHFVATFIGESNILPGTMIEDYLVEFNGKRFEAVDGGMKPNEPVEVVIRPEDLRITLPEEGKLQVKVDTQLFRGVHYEIIAYDELGNEWMIHSTRKAIVGEEIGLDFEPEDIHIMRLNETEEEFDARIEEYVEIEEQEAGLINAIEEERDEENNL; from the coding sequence TTGAAAAAACCAATTATTGAATTCAAAAACGTCTCTAAAGTTTTTGAAGACAGCAACACCAAGGTTCTCAAAGACATTAACTTTGAGTTGGAAGAAGGAAAGTTCTATACCCTTTTAGGCGCATCAGGTTCAGGGAAATCAACCATCCTAAACATCATTGCAGGTTTACTGGATGCGACGACAGGGGATATTTTGCTGGATGGGGTACGAATCAACGACATCCCAACCAACAAGCGTGATGTTCATACGGTCTTCCAATCCTATGCCTTGTTTCCACATATGAATGTGTTTGAAAATGTTGCCTTTCCACTCCGCTTGCGTAAAATCGACAAGAAAGAAATCGAACAACGCGTAGCGGAAGTTCTCAAGATGGTTCAGTTGGAAGGTTACGAGAAGCGTTCCATTCGTAAACTCTCTGGAGGACAACGTCAGCGTGTGGCCATTGCCCGTGCCATCATCAACCAACCCCGTGTGGTCTTGCTGGACGAGCCTTTATCAGCGCTGGACTTGAAGTTGCGAACAGATATGCAGTACGAACTGCGTGAATTGCAACAACGATTGGGGATTACCTTTGTCTTTGTCACTCACGATCAGGAAGAAGCCCTGGCCATGAGTGACTGGATTTTCGTTATGAATGATGGCGAGATTGTCCAGTCAGGAACGCCAGTGGACATCTATGATGAGCCGATCAACCACTTTGTTGCCACCTTTATCGGTGAGTCCAACATCTTGCCAGGAACCATGATTGAAGACTACTTGGTCGAGTTCAACGGCAAACGCTTTGAAGCGGTCGATGGAGGGATGAAGCCAAATGAGCCTGTTGAGGTTGTCATTCGTCCAGAGGACTTGCGCATTACCCTTCCTGAAGAAGGTAAGCTCCAAGTCAAGGTTGATACTCAGCTTTTTCGTGGGGTTCACTACGAGATTATCGCCTATGACGAACTCGGAAATGAATGGATGATCCACTCGACTCGTAAGGCCATTGTGGGCGAGGAAATCGGTCTGGACTTTGAACCAGAAGATATCCACATCATGCGTCTCAACGAAACCGAAGAAGAGTTCGATGCTCGTATCGAGGAGTACGTAGAAATCGAAGAGCAAGAAGCAGGTCTAATTAACGCGATCGAGGAGGAAAGAGATGAAGAAAACAACCTCTAA
- the murB gene encoding UDP-N-acetylmuramate dehydrogenase, whose amino-acid sequence MSVKEKMLEILEGIDIRFKEPLKTYTYTKVGGRADYLVLPRNRYEMARVVQFANQENIPWMVLGNASNIIVREGGVRGFVILCDKLNNVSVDGYTIEAEAGANLIETTRIALRHSLTGFEFACGIPGSIGGAVFMNAGAYGGEIAHILQSCQILTKEGEIETLSAKDLAFGYRHSAIQDSGAIVLSAKFALAPGNHQVIKQEMDRLTHLRELKQPLEYPSCGSVFKRPVGHFAGQLISEAGLKGYRIGGVEVSEKHAGFMINVADGTAKDYEDLIQSVIEKVKEHSGVTLEREVRILGEKE is encoded by the coding sequence ATGTCAGTAAAAGAAAAAATGCTTGAAATCTTAGAAGGGATTGATATCCGTTTCAAGGAACCCTTGAAGACCTATACCTATACCAAGGTAGGAGGTCGAGCGGATTACCTAGTTTTGCCACGCAATCGCTATGAGATGGCGCGTGTCGTCCAATTTGCCAATCAGGAGAATATTCCTTGGATGGTGCTAGGAAATGCCAGCAATATCATCGTTCGTGAAGGTGGAGTCCGTGGTTTTGTCATCTTGTGTGATAAGCTTAATAACGTTTCAGTTGATGGTTATACCATTGAGGCAGAAGCGGGTGCTAATTTGATCGAGACAACACGTATTGCACTTCGTCATAGTTTGACTGGTTTTGAGTTTGCTTGCGGCATTCCAGGAAGCATCGGTGGAGCTGTCTTTATGAATGCAGGTGCATACGGAGGTGAGATTGCTCATATCTTGCAGTCTTGTCAAATTTTGACCAAGGAAGGGGAAATCGAGACCTTGTCAGCCAAGGATTTGGCTTTTGGTTACCGCCATTCAGCTATTCAGGATTCTGGGGCCATTGTCTTGTCGGCTAAATTTGCTCTTGCTCCAGGAAATCACCAGGTCATCAAGCAGGAAATGGATCGCTTGACGCACCTACGTGAACTCAAACAACCTCTAGAATACCCATCTTGTGGTTCGGTCTTTAAGCGTCCAGTGGGGCATTTTGCAGGACAGTTAATTTCAGAGGCTGGCTTGAAAGGCTATCGTATCGGTGGTGTTGAAGTATCTGAAAAGCATGCTGGTTTCATGATCAATGTTGCTGACGGAACGGCGAAAGACTACGAGGACTTGATCCAATCTGTTATTGAAAAAGTCAAGGAACACTCAGGTGTCACCCTTGAGAGAGAAGTTAGAATCTTGGGTGAGAAGGAATAA
- a CDS encoding YhfC family glutamic-type intramembrane protease has product MTLHIILTMIALVLVLVGGTWYAKKRFKISLAVMGLGAIAFFVSSQVLEKIVHLLILHPQKDGTIPLMQEQPFLYVLYGIAMAALFEETARLVFFKWLEKKRSLEDRDALAYGLGHGGLELLYLGLGSLISLLILFSLIQSSNTDVANLLPKSTLETVQSLSVWQVYLLGVERVLALVLQIGLSIWVYQSVRQKKWIYLVAAYGLHALFDLAPALSQVGWIANPLLVEVILLLEVLAFIWLTKSTFWKKS; this is encoded by the coding sequence ATGACACTACATATTATCCTTACCATGATCGCTTTGGTTTTAGTCCTAGTAGGTGGGACTTGGTACGCAAAAAAACGCTTTAAGATCTCTCTTGCAGTGATGGGCTTGGGGGCAATCGCATTTTTTGTTTCTTCTCAAGTGTTAGAGAAGATTGTTCACCTTCTGATACTCCATCCGCAAAAAGATGGAACCATTCCGCTCATGCAGGAGCAGCCTTTCTTATATGTCCTTTATGGAATCGCCATGGCGGCCCTCTTTGAGGAAACAGCCCGCCTTGTCTTTTTTAAATGGTTGGAGAAAAAGAGAAGTCTAGAAGATAGAGATGCTTTGGCTTATGGCTTGGGACATGGGGGCTTGGAGTTGCTCTATCTCGGGTTAGGAAGTTTGATTAGTCTTTTGATCCTCTTTTCACTCATCCAGTCTTCAAATACTGATGTAGCCAATCTCCTTCCAAAGTCTACCCTCGAAACGGTTCAGTCTCTATCGGTATGGCAGGTTTATTTATTAGGAGTTGAACGTGTGCTTGCTCTGGTTCTACAAATTGGTCTTTCCATCTGGGTCTATCAAAGTGTTCGTCAAAAGAAATGGATCTACCTCGTTGCTGCCTATGGTTTGCATGCCTTGTTTGACTTGGCTCCAGCCTTATCTCAAGTAGGATGGATTGCAAATCCACTTCTAGTGGAGGTCATTCTTCTTTTAGAAGTACTAGCTTTTATCTGGCTTACAAAATCTACATTTTGGAAAAAATCATAA
- the budA gene encoding acetolactate decarboxylase, producing the protein MDRKVQEPVKLFQYNTLGALMAGLYGGTMTVGELLEHGDLGLGTLDSIDGELIVLDGKAYQAKGSGEQPEIVEVAPDALIPYAAVVPHQAEVIFRQRFEMTDKELEKRIESYYDGENLFRSIKIHGEFSQMHVRMIPKSTPDTKFADVATHQPEYSRENVSGTIVGFWTPEIFHGVSVAGYHLHFISDDLTFGGHVMDFVIKEGMIEVGAVDQLDQRFPVQDRQYLFAKFNVDEMKKDIDKSE; encoded by the coding sequence ATGGATAGAAAAGTGCAGGAACCGGTAAAATTATTTCAATACAATACTCTAGGTGCCCTTATGGCTGGTCTCTATGGCGGAACCATGACAGTAGGAGAATTGCTGGAACATGGCGACCTTGGTTTAGGAACCCTTGATTCGATTGATGGGGAGTTGATTGTCCTTGATGGCAAGGCTTACCAAGCCAAAGGTTCAGGGGAACAACCTGAAATTGTAGAAGTCGCACCTGATGCCCTTATTCCTTATGCGGCAGTGGTTCCCCATCAGGCAGAAGTGATTTTCCGCCAGCGCTTTGAGATGACGGACAAGGAATTGGAAAAGCGGATTGAGTCCTACTATGATGGGGAAAATCTCTTTCGCTCCATCAAGATTCATGGCGAATTTTCACAAATGCACGTGCGGATGATTCCCAAATCCACACCTGATACCAAATTTGCTGATGTGGCGACTCACCAACCTGAATATAGCCGTGAAAATGTATCGGGAACCATTGTTGGATTTTGGACACCGGAGATTTTCCATGGGGTGAGTGTTGCAGGCTACCATTTGCATTTTATCTCAGATGATTTGACCTTTGGTGGGCATGTGATGGACTTTGTTATCAAAGAAGGAATGATTGAGGTTGGGGCAGTCGACCAGTTGGACCAACGTTTTCCAGTCCAAGATCGCCAGTATTTATTTGCCAAATTTAACGTTGACGAGATGAAGAAAGACATTGATAAGTCAGAATAG
- a CDS encoding PLP-dependent aminotransferase family protein, producing MKKESKYQAVVSFLKKGIESGKFPTGSRLPSIRQLSQDFHCSKDTIQRALLELRHEQYLYAKPQSGYYVLEQGQHQDLEIEVTDEHASAYDDFRLCINETLIGRENYLFNYYDNQEGLEVLRQSVHQLLFDQALYCKPDQLVLTSGTQQALFILSQIDFPSKGAEILVEQPTYHRMNRLLVAQGLAYQTIERRIDGIDLEKLEEQFKSGKIKFFYTIPRFHYPLGHSYSDQEKRAILDLANQYGVYIVEDDYLGDLDSKKGQTFHYLDTEDRVIYIKSFSTSLFPALRITALILPNALKEAFVSYKNILDYDSNLIMQKALSLYIDSQLFEKNRLARLTLQENYQAQIKEVLEKNTCPLPHYSLHDGLLLDLRNYPKIASLKHSSLKLDFFEKAYLKTCPYQFAKVTLENLEELLEYIKAELD from the coding sequence ATGAAGAAAGAAAGTAAATACCAAGCAGTCGTTTCCTTTCTAAAAAAGGGGATCGAATCAGGAAAATTTCCAACAGGTAGCCGGCTTCCCTCCATCCGTCAACTGAGCCAAGACTTCCACTGTAGCAAGGACACTATCCAACGAGCCCTACTGGAATTACGCCATGAACAATACCTCTATGCCAAACCCCAAAGTGGCTACTATGTTCTAGAACAAGGACAGCACCAAGACTTGGAAATCGAAGTCACTGACGAACATGCTAGTGCCTATGACGACTTCCGACTCTGTATCAATGAAACCCTGATAGGCCGAGAAAACTACCTCTTCAACTACTATGACAACCAAGAAGGCCTTGAGGTGCTGAGACAATCTGTCCATCAACTTCTTTTCGACCAAGCCCTCTACTGCAAACCCGATCAACTGGTTCTGACTTCTGGTACCCAGCAAGCTCTCTTTATCCTTTCTCAGATTGACTTTCCGAGCAAGGGAGCGGAGATTTTGGTCGAACAGCCGACCTATCACCGGATGAATCGTCTCTTGGTCGCTCAAGGATTAGCCTACCAGACCATTGAACGCCGTATTGATGGCATTGACCTTGAAAAACTGGAAGAACAGTTTAAATCTGGGAAAATCAAGTTTTTCTACACCATTCCTCGCTTCCACTATCCCCTAGGTCATTCCTATTCTGATCAGGAAAAAAGGGCTATTTTGGATCTAGCAAACCAGTATGGTGTTTATATCGTAGAGGATGATTATCTAGGTGACTTAGACTCTAAAAAGGGACAAACTTTCCACTATCTGGATACTGAGGATCGGGTCATTTATATCAAATCCTTCTCAACCAGCCTCTTTCCAGCCCTTCGTATTACCGCTCTCATTCTCCCAAATGCCCTAAAAGAGGCTTTTGTTTCCTACAAAAATATCCTGGACTATGACAGCAATCTTATCATGCAAAAGGCACTCTCTCTTTACATCGACAGCCAGTTATTTGAAAAAAATCGACTAGCTCGATTGACCCTTCAAGAGAACTATCAAGCTCAGATTAAGGAGGTACTTGAAAAAAACACCTGTCCCTTGCCCCACTATTCTCTACACGATGGTCTTTTGCTTGATTTGAGAAACTATCCTAAAATTGCCAGTTTAAAGCATAGCTCACTCAAACTAGACTTTTTTGAGAAGGCTTATTTGAAAACCTGTCCATATCAATTTGCAAAAGTCACTCTCGAAAATCTAGAAGAGTTATTAGAATACATAAAAGCAGAATTGGATTAA
- a CDS encoding ABC transporter substrate-binding protein — MKFKKWMLVVCSMLASMVLVACQSSTDSSQSAVEAIKQKGKLVVATSPDYAPFEFQSLVDGKNQVVGADIDMAQAIADELGVKLEISSMSFDNVLTSLQTGKADLAIAGISATDERKEVFDFSIPYYENKMSFLVRKADLDKYKDLSSLASANIAAQKGTVPETMVKEQLPNAQLTSLTNMGEAVNELQAGKVDAVHMDEPVALSYAGKNSDLAVATVNLTMKDGEANAVAIKKNQSDLKAVVDKVIQKLKDDGTYQSYLEKAAKLTEVEQ, encoded by the coding sequence ATGAAATTTAAAAAATGGATGTTAGTTGTATGTAGCATGCTTGCCAGCATGGTTTTGGTAGCTTGCCAATCAAGTACGGATAGTTCTCAGTCTGCTGTGGAGGCTATCAAACAAAAAGGCAAGCTAGTCGTTGCGACCAGCCCAGACTATGCACCATTTGAATTCCAATCCTTGGTAGATGGTAAAAACCAAGTGGTTGGGGCAGATATTGATATGGCTCAAGCGATTGCAGATGAGCTTGGGGTTAAACTTGAAATCTCTAGCATGAGTTTTGACAATGTCTTGACCAGTCTTCAAACTGGAAAGGCTGACTTGGCCATTGCAGGAATTAGTGCTACAGATGAGAGAAAGGAAGTCTTTGACTTTTCAATCCCTTACTATGAAAACAAAATGAGCTTCTTGGTTAGAAAAGCCGATTTAGACAAATACAAGGATCTTTCAAGCCTCGCAAGTGCCAATATTGCAGCTCAAAAGGGAACTGTTCCAGAAACCATGGTCAAGGAACAATTGCCAAATGCCCAATTGACATCCTTGACCAATATGGGGGAAGCAGTTAATGAATTGCAGGCTGGAAAAGTGGATGCTGTTCATATGGATGAACCAGTTGCTCTTAGCTACGCAGGTAAAAACTCAGATCTTGCCGTTGCAACTGTTAATTTGACGATGAAAGATGGCGAAGCCAATGCTGTTGCTATCAAGAAGAATCAATCAGACTTGAAAGCAGTAGTCGATAAGGTTATCCAAAAACTAAAAGATGACGGAACCTATCAAAGCTATCTAGAAAAAGCAGCGAAACTAACAGAAGTTGAACAATAA